One genomic region from Rickettsiales bacterium encodes:
- the rpmI gene encoding 50S ribosomal protein L35, giving the protein MPKMKTNSSAKKRFSFTASNKVRGTQAGKQHGMRKRSPNQIRNLRGTTILCDADRKIVMQFMPYGKKFR; this is encoded by the coding sequence ATGCCGAAAATGAAAACAAATAGTAGTGCCAAAAAGAGATTCTCTTTCACTGCTAGCAACAAAGTACGAGGCACCCAAGCTGGAAAGCAGCATGGTATGCGTAAAAGATCCCCTAACCAAATTCGTAATCTTCGTGGTACCACAATTTTATGTGATGCGGATCGTAAAATAGTTATGCAATTCATGCCATATGGTAAAAAATTTAGATAA
- the rplT gene encoding 50S ribosomal protein L20 has protein sequence MSRAKNGVVAKRRHKKVLKLAKGFRGRSKNCFRIAIGKVEKALQYAYRDRRTRKRDFRALWIQRINAGVRQHGLVYSQFINGLTLA, from the coding sequence ATGTCTCGTGCAAAAAATGGCGTTGTTGCAAAAAGACGCCACAAAAAGGTTTTAAAATTAGCAAAAGGTTTCCGCGGTAGATCAAAAAATTGCTTCCGTATTGCCATCGGAAAAGTAGAAAAAGCATTACAATATGCTTATAGAGATCGTCGCACTCGTAAGCGCGACTTCCGTGCTCTATGGATCCAAAGAATCAATGCTGGCGTTCGTCAACATGGATTGGTTTATTCTCAATTCATTAACGGGCTGACACTTGCA